The following are encoded in a window of Sutcliffiella horikoshii genomic DNA:
- a CDS encoding leucyl aminopeptidase produces MFVVHNEADFPNQQEALVVGLSEKHSKLDGLLGELDSQLEGHLTQLLKDGDISAKKGKLARIHTFGKTSYKRIFVVGTGREEKLTFVELRKVFGKVGKTLQESKLNSVVVALDTFVTEDVDVLDAAHALGESLPLSTYKYDGFKQKSNEPEVNVEQVVLLTDYDKEEVGASAHVGFVFAKGTNTARTLVNLPGNMLTATDLANHAAGLAEKYGFELEILEKEEMEKLGMGALLAVNKGSVEPPKMIVLKYQGKEEWTDVIGLVGKGITFDTGGYSIKPKDGIVGMKTDMGGAATVLGAMEAIGELKPEQNVLAVIASTDNMISGEAFKPDDVITSMSGKTIEILNTDAEGRLVLADAVTYAKQHGANYLVDVATLTGGVIIALGHHTTGAMTNDEAWFEQVLEASHEAGEEMWRLPIFDHAKERVRSSKVADLNNSPGRDGHAIFAGAFIGEFAEGTPWVHLDIAGTATSKSAHDLGPSGGTGAMVRTLVTLVERFGQTEEN; encoded by the coding sequence ATGTTTGTCGTACATAATGAAGCTGATTTTCCAAATCAACAGGAGGCGTTGGTAGTAGGCCTTTCTGAGAAACATAGCAAATTGGATGGATTGTTGGGAGAACTAGACTCCCAATTGGAAGGACATCTGACGCAATTATTAAAAGACGGAGACATATCTGCAAAAAAAGGAAAGTTAGCAAGAATACATACATTTGGCAAAACTTCCTACAAAAGAATCTTTGTAGTGGGGACAGGCCGTGAAGAGAAACTTACTTTCGTTGAATTACGCAAAGTGTTTGGTAAAGTGGGTAAAACTCTACAAGAATCTAAGCTTAACAGTGTTGTAGTAGCGCTGGATACTTTTGTAACGGAGGATGTGGATGTGCTGGACGCTGCTCATGCTTTAGGTGAGTCCCTTCCTTTATCCACTTATAAGTACGATGGATTTAAGCAAAAATCAAATGAACCTGAAGTGAACGTGGAGCAGGTTGTTCTACTGACAGATTATGATAAAGAAGAAGTGGGAGCAAGTGCACATGTAGGGTTTGTGTTTGCAAAAGGTACAAATACTGCTCGTACTCTTGTTAACCTGCCAGGGAATATGCTGACCGCCACAGATCTAGCAAACCATGCTGCAGGACTAGCAGAAAAGTATGGCTTTGAACTTGAAATTCTTGAAAAAGAAGAGATGGAGAAGCTTGGTATGGGTGCTTTGTTAGCTGTTAACAAAGGGTCCGTGGAACCTCCGAAGATGATCGTGTTGAAGTATCAAGGAAAAGAAGAGTGGACAGATGTTATTGGTTTAGTTGGAAAAGGAATCACGTTTGATACTGGGGGGTACTCCATCAAACCGAAAGACGGCATTGTCGGCATGAAAACAGATATGGGTGGAGCGGCAACTGTGCTTGGAGCGATGGAAGCGATTGGTGAGCTGAAGCCGGAGCAGAATGTTCTTGCAGTTATTGCTTCTACAGACAATATGATTAGCGGAGAAGCCTTTAAACCGGATGATGTGATTACATCCATGAGCGGAAAAACGATCGAGATATTAAACACAGATGCGGAAGGGCGTCTTGTTTTAGCGGATGCGGTTACCTATGCAAAACAGCATGGAGCTAACTATCTTGTTGACGTGGCAACTCTTACAGGAGGAGTCATTATTGCATTAGGTCATCACACCACAGGCGCGATGACAAATGACGAAGCATGGTTTGAACAAGTACTTGAAGCATCGCATGAAGCGGGAGAAGAAATGTGGCGCCTTCCGATTTTTGATCATGCGAAAGAAAGAGTTCGCAGCAGCAAAGTAGCCGATTTGAACAACTCGCCTGGTCGTGACGGCCACGCCATTTTTGCAGGAGCGTTCATCGGAGAATTTGCAGAGGGTACACCATGGGTACACTTGGATATTGCTGGTACAGCCACTTCCAAGTCTGCTCATGATCTGGGACCAAGCGGTGGAACCGGAGCGATGGTTCGAACCCTCGTAACATTAGTAGAACGTTTTGGACAAACAGAAGAAAATTAA
- a CDS encoding divergent PAP2 family protein, with translation MELFSNFPLWAALAAIGFAQFVKVPIQYIASRRIDWTLITSTGGMPSSHSAAVTALATGVAFETGLDSPIFAVAAVFAIIVMFDATGVRRHAGEQAIVLNKLVGDFNRFVEETKKWPKMNEQEKVKDLKELLGHKPIEVFFGAITGILLTIVLHYIIHGL, from the coding sequence ATGGAGTTATTTTCTAATTTTCCTCTATGGGCTGCACTTGCAGCAATCGGATTTGCACAATTTGTAAAGGTTCCTATTCAATACATTGCTTCAAGAAGGATTGATTGGACCTTGATCACAAGTACAGGTGGTATGCCAAGCTCACACTCTGCTGCGGTTACGGCATTAGCTACAGGCGTGGCCTTTGAAACTGGCTTGGATTCTCCTATATTTGCCGTTGCTGCCGTCTTTGCCATCATCGTGATGTTTGATGCAACCGGGGTGAGAAGACACGCGGGCGAGCAAGCAATTGTGTTAAACAAACTAGTGGGTGATTTCAACCGTTTTGTGGAAGAGACCAAGAAATGGCCGAAAATGAATGAGCAAGAAAAAGTGAAAGATTTGAAAGAACTACTTGGCCATAAACCGATCGAAGTGTTTTTTGGGGCAATTACAGGGATTTTGCTGACCATCGTTTTGCATTACATTATACACGGCTTGTAA
- a CDS encoding cobalamin-binding protein has translation MRLVSICPSNTELLHYLGLTSKLVGVDDFSDWPKEVLDLPKLGPDLTINMDKLEALEPDLVLASLSVPGMEKNIEELEKRSIPHVVLNPQSLEDIAGDLLTVGEYTNLSSKANEVASSMMEIIHTYRQCATTCENKPSLYWEWWPKPIFTPGKINWLTEISDLAGAVNIFSDKEVASYQTEWAEVVEKNPDAICMIWVGVKESKMNPKHVMKRENAENVHAVRNSEIHVLEESLYCRPSPRLILGLQKLAALLHPSSYPAYKGEDPLLK, from the coding sequence ATGAGACTGGTATCCATCTGTCCGAGCAATACGGAGTTGCTTCACTATCTTGGATTGACAAGCAAACTAGTGGGAGTGGACGATTTCTCCGATTGGCCAAAAGAAGTTCTAGACCTTCCAAAGCTTGGACCAGATTTGACTATCAATATGGACAAACTTGAAGCGTTAGAACCTGACTTGGTTTTAGCCAGCCTAAGTGTCCCTGGAATGGAGAAGAACATTGAAGAGTTGGAAAAGCGCTCCATTCCTCATGTTGTACTAAATCCGCAATCACTCGAGGATATCGCAGGTGACTTGTTGACGGTAGGAGAATATACAAATCTTTCATCCAAGGCAAATGAGGTTGCTTCCTCTATGATGGAAATAATCCATACTTACAGACAGTGCGCAACAACATGTGAAAATAAACCCTCTTTGTATTGGGAATGGTGGCCAAAACCCATTTTCACTCCCGGCAAGATCAATTGGCTGACGGAAATAAGTGATTTGGCAGGGGCAGTCAATATCTTTTCCGATAAAGAGGTGGCAAGTTACCAGACGGAATGGGCAGAAGTGGTGGAAAAGAACCCTGATGCTATTTGTATGATTTGGGTTGGGGTAAAGGAGTCAAAAATGAACCCTAAGCATGTGATGAAACGGGAAAACGCCGAGAACGTCCACGCTGTTCGAAACTCCGAAATACATGTATTAGAGGAGAGTCTCTATTGCAGGCCTTCTCCGAGGCTTATCTTAGGATTACAAAAACTTGCAGCCCTTCTCCACCCTTCTAGCTACCCTGCATACAAGGGAGAAGACCCTTTACTGAAATAA
- a CDS encoding 3D domain-containing protein encodes MKLAKTICRRAVIGLLFVLALSVTFQSISGVEASTIHNWLKENKIYATNGQGNQEEEKEGFFKKIGLDIKQLNFLSATPTLVSAEEAIDKPKTLEDLNWEQYETHTVHATGYTAGYESTGKNPGDPSYGITYSGLKVKRDLYSTIAADINVFPIGTILFIPGYGYGVVADIGGAIKGNKIDLYYDTVDEVFNDWGKQTIDVYIIKKGDGTLTEEELIQLNEEESMQVFRQQYRGSGQ; translated from the coding sequence ATGAAATTAGCGAAAACAATTTGTCGGAGGGCGGTTATTGGGTTATTATTTGTACTTGCTTTGTCTGTAACCTTCCAATCCATATCAGGTGTTGAGGCATCAACCATTCACAACTGGCTAAAAGAAAATAAAATATATGCCACTAATGGACAAGGTAATCAAGAAGAAGAAAAAGAAGGCTTCTTTAAAAAAATTGGACTAGACATCAAACAATTGAACTTCCTTTCTGCGACACCTACCTTAGTTTCAGCAGAAGAGGCGATAGATAAGCCAAAGACGCTAGAGGATCTAAACTGGGAACAGTACGAGACACATACGGTCCACGCTACGGGATATACAGCAGGCTATGAATCAACAGGTAAAAATCCAGGAGATCCAAGCTATGGGATTACATACTCAGGTCTTAAAGTTAAAAGGGATCTATACTCGACGATTGCAGCAGATATCAATGTCTTTCCAATAGGGACAATTCTATTTATACCTGGTTATGGTTATGGAGTGGTGGCTGATATCGGCGGTGCGATTAAAGGAAATAAAATTGATCTCTACTACGATACAGTGGATGAAGTGTTTAATGATTGGGGCAAGCAGACCATCGATGTTTACATAATCAAAAAAGGCGATGGCACATTGACCGAGGAAGAATTAATACAATTAAACGAAGAAGAAAGCATGCAGGTGTTCCGTCAGCAATATAGAGGCAGCGGACAATAG